Genomic segment of Arachis hypogaea cultivar Tifrunner chromosome 11, arahy.Tifrunner.gnm2.J5K5, whole genome shotgun sequence:
CTCGCGGAAAGGTCCAAACTCAAGTAGGGGCAAAGTCGTACAGGTCGACGTCAACTaagaagaggcgcaagtacgatctcaaaaaagaacaagccaaaaggttgagaaacaacttaaggctcaaatgttcttagctaaaagggatacaactccactcaaagaaggcacaatctcaaacagggtacgtacgtcatccgagactaaaaaggttcaatataaagaacactaaaaagtcattggacaagtcactaaaagcccggatatcaagccgcaaggataacttcgccaaagcagagggttgtcaacacaaaagcaaggcgtgatccagaaggcaagggtagaaaacccacactaccactCAAAAAAGGAcggactgtgaagtaccaaacctctagaaaatctgcaaaagattgcaaagcaatgaagaaacaagccagacagatgcttgagcacgacttccaaagagatcaaagctctgaaaagcacaatctcacggaaagatcgaactcaagcaggggcactgatcataccctgggtcaagctgtccgacccgggatgtttagcgacaagccgaccgacctcttcaggtcagactatccaacctcttctcaaagagctcggccaatgaccgacctcttcacaaagagctcggacaaaatgccacagaggcccaagtaggcccaaacgaaggaacacaacccaatctaaaggcagctaaagcctagaaagataaaggcagttccccagaagataagatgacctcattcaaagataagataagataagataagataactatcttatctccagaaaggtcactctacaactactataaatacactggagcacccaggtataactcatactctgattctactaaaaacctgcttaatacctgtgctaacttaagcatcagagtctcttgcaggtaccccccaccctccagtgcagcaagtccaacaagttggacacaacagctccggccgccaccagccagccggacatgccatctccgaccagtacagaagatctcatccgagatcgacctccagtttcaggtaaccctcgaaacagttGTAATGAACTTTTTGAGAAAGAACATCTTCAGCAAATTTGGGGTGCCTAGatccctcatcagtgatggagggacacacttctgcaataggcaacttgaagcactctTTTCCAAGTATGGAGTCAAGCACAAGGTGGCAACCCCATATCACCTACAGATCAACAGGCAAGCAGAGATTTCAAATAGAGAGCTTaaaagaattcttgaaaaaactgttggaagctcaagaaaggattggccTAAGAAGCTGGacgatgcattatgggcctataGGATAGCCTTCAAAACACCTTTTAGaatgtctccataccaattggtgtttggtaaggcttgtcacttaaCAGTTGTgcttgaacatagagcattttgggctctaaaaatgttGAACTTTGATGAACAAGCTGCTAGAGAAAGGAGGCTTACGCAACtaaatgagctggaggagtttaggAATAAGGCATATGAGAGTACAAAGTTCTACAAAGAGAatgcaaaaaggtggcatgatcagaagatagcaagaagggagtttACTGAAGGGAAAAAGGTGCTGCTGTACAATTTGAGACTCAAGTTCTTCCTTGGGAagcttaagtctcgatggtcaggaccctTCACCATCCTCAATGTATCCCCCTATGGCCATGTAGAGCTCATGGAAGATGAAAGACAAAGGACCTTCACTgtgaatggccatagactcaagcatTACCTAGGGGACTCACTGGATGagaagagagtgagctacaacctCAGCTAATAaaggaagaacgtcaagctagtgacgataaagaagcgctagttgggaggcaccccaacacttcaTATCCTTTGATTTATTGCTTCCTTAGAAGTAGTTAAAATTTGCCAATTTAGATAGTTTGAGATTCAGTTGAAAGTTTATGTTTTCATGCCTTCTAGAGGTAGATTGTAGATAGTGGATTAAgaatttggttttctattttGGTAGTTAGGAGACCCTTATATTCTGTTTCCTTTTGGTCTGAAAATGCAATTTGATGAATACCTTTGCTAATGATGAACTATTGGGCTGAGAGctagctaaaaagctaagtttggtgtggccactaatGTACTTAATCTAGACTTACCACTTTTGAACAAATCATATCTGAAGGTatgcccagagattaagtttggtgtggccaccaatgtacttaatctaggcttaccaACCTTTGAACAAATTGTGATTAAaggtaagcccagagattaagtttgatGTGGCCACCACCACACGAAATACCACCATCTAGCAAGCCCAATACTACCAAATCTGAAAGCATTTAATATATTGGGGAGAGCATGAACGTGGTTTAAATGTGTTCAAAAGAGGATGAAAGCGAAAGTATATGAAAAGATTGGAATTATTCTACCTTTATGAACACATTAACAACCCAATGATGAACCCAATTTATTATGATGCAaggggattaagtttggtgtcccaagggacactcaTCAGTTGCAAATTCAGCCATCCATATTAAAGAGGAATGTGGaggattcttttgtcattactaatggggtTTCGGTTTTATTTTCAGGAGAGAGAATGGGACCCACATGATTGATAGAACATAAAGCAAAgaggtcaaagtgtacttgcactttggaactcaaaaGTTGCAGGAAGTAAAGTGGGATAAggattggcgcctcttcccacgctaggggccactccccaagtggaaaaacattgaatTACCTTACTTTCCACCATTCGAACCTCACTTTACACCCCTATAAAAACCCTACTTTTCCCACCTCTTCTCACACTTCAAACCCCAACCCACAGACAAAAAGACTCTACAAAGCCTTCTTTTTTTTCATCTCTCTTCTTTTCCCCTTACCTTTCTTTCACTACTCCCCTACCTTTTTCTTGATTGGGATGATCAagctctaaatttggtgttggagcaaaacttTGTGTTGCTTGCTCTCTTTTACAACCTTCCCCAACACCTTTTTCAATCCTTTAAATACACTCCCTTAacccaatggcaccaccaaaaacctcaacagcatcaaagaaaagaaagactaaAGAACCAACTTCTGGATCCTCAGGCTCAGGTTTCAACGAGTACAAGTTTCTCTCCTCATTCAACCAGAACCAgttttatggttgggtgagtgagagggggATCATCCCAGAGGTCGGTTTCCAACTGGGGAGAAATGAGCACCCTGAGATCAACAGGGAGATAAATAATAGAGGCTGGGCACTCTTGTGTAACCCTCCAAGGAAGGTGGTAGAAAGCTTGGTgagagagttctatgctaatattgTACCTCAGCCAGGATAACCCTATGGCTATCTTAGCTATGCAAGGGAAAAGTCCATTGATTACAGCCCCACTAACATAGAGAGGATGCTGATGGTGAAGCAGACAACCTCTACCCGGAGCTATGAGGAGAGAATGAAGCAACAAGACCTAGGATTTGATGAAATCCTAAATGAAATCTGTGTGTTGAATGTACAATGGATAAACGACAAGGATGGGAGGCCCAACCAGCTGAGAAGAAGAGACTTGAGCCCCCAAACTAGAGGGTAGCTGGATTTTGTAAGGAGGTCCCTAATCCATACATctaacacttcagaggtgaccaaagagagagctgtgctcatatACAACATCATGAAAGGTGAGAATGTCAATGTTGGGGAattgattgccaacaacatcaacaaaattCTGAAAAGCACCAAAGATAgctcaaggttggcattccccatcATCATCCAAAGGATGTGTGATGAAGCAAGGGTGGAGAGGATAATTGATGAAGTGCTAGTGGAGCAAGAAAAGCCCATAACCtccaagaagatggccaaagtggtggctGTCAACCCACTTCAGAGGGCCTGGGAGCATAGAGCTCATGCTCATGAGCCACATGtgcaacaacaagaagaagaagaagcagaggagCAACCACATTTTCTAGCACTCCAACCACCACCATATCAGCAATACCAACCATTTCCAAAGGGATCCAATTGGgaacaattgcaaggagatgtacaccaaatgaagggagacctaCACCATCTGAGGGAGGATGTCAACCAATTCAATgataatcaacaacaacaatggaaccaagtgaatcaaagcatacaacaactccaagggagttttcagaacctgaaggagcagcaaGACCAAATTAATTGGGGGAGAGATGCAAGGTAGCCTAGGAATGATTCTGGAATGACAGCTACAATAAATGAGGAGCCTTGCTGAATTCAGACACCTTTATGAAGCAAGAACTGTAGCAAGAGGGGAATATGACTACTACGCACAAACAAAGTTGAGCTACCTATGCAATGCAGTAGCCAACATGAATCCCAATTACCCTACCTATATGTAGAAATTGGAAGAACTCAGCACAAGGCAGGAAGAAATAGCATACCAGCATAAGGAAAATGTGAAATCCTACATGAGAaggctaggattttggaagcctaaggacaagaaagcacaagaaggatcctccaaaaaggatgaagaTGACTCCTCCCCTTCCGAGAAAATAGACAATGGCAAAGGGACAATGAACTGAagttgaagctgctcaaggttggtAAGTCCCATGGTTAACACTCTCTAATTTCTGAATCATGTTTAagtttttctctctgttttaaattttgtttctGAATAATTGCAACATTAGGATAGTTTATTTTTACTGCTTAGTTTTTTTATATATCCTGAAGTCTTTTGTGAGTCCTTTTTAatttcaagaaagaaaatgcaatgttatTTCAAGTTTTTACAATATCAATAAAAGTATAGTTTGTCTTCATAAGAATTGTTGTGATTTGTTATAAGAGCAAGAATAAAAGAGACTAAGACCAAGAGAGATTATTCAACAAAACTAAGAAACaagaaactaagtgtagaaccttgaatgaataaaaagggaaaataagTCATGAAAGGGAACTAGTCCAAGAAGGTATGACAAGTAAAGGTTAAGGGGTATTCCTTGAACatctatagaaccaagaagtagtaagcaataaagacccaaggctctgagcatcaactacaaGGATGGAAAGAAACATTAAGAAGCTCCCAAGAGTTAGAGAACCTAGTATATCttatggtgaagatgtgtcaagaagaggcctgggcaagtaaattcttaggggtgtttcaacacctagtaccctaaagccaactggtttgggagttctaattgaaagcctaattaaagggttgtcttgagacaaaacacttagattCGTGgtcaataaatagaaaaaaaagaacaactaaaaagaaaatgaaataactcttgctacttcaaggtgacaatcaataaaaaggACCCCTGAAGCTTATACTTGAAGGAACCCTCAAGGATCTAGGAACCTTTGTGACATTGAAACAAAATTATTCATGCATGTATTAAGCACTTAGTCCTACTCTTAGTCATGTTTGCATCTATTCAAGGTCAAAGTCTCAAGTCATAAAAAGGGCTACTCACActaatttgcttgggacaagcaaagcttaagtttggtgttgtgatgacttgcatcatctacccttttttcttgcataaaaagaactataaaagagcataatctcatttgatcattacaattcatgcattatttgatgagcattatagtacattgctttgaaatgagcttgtgctgaatttcaggtgaaaaagacatcaaaaagggggagaaaacaacaaaagaagctgggcatgtgaaactggcgtgccacttggagcaaacgccacaaaattgtattggcgtgccacgccagaagctgggcatggcacgctagtaCTAAAATCCAGAGAGGATCCTCCAAGCATttacatgggcgtggcatgccagaatCTGGgagtggcacgctagtacaacttTCCAGAGAGAAACAATGAAGGCCACCAAAGGGGTGTGGCAtgccaggctgggcgtggcacgccaaacccaCCACTTGAgccatgggcatgccacttggtatcgaaggtgtggcacgccagctttaaaatcacttgggcgtgccacttgaggaatcagacgtggcacgccaagctaagaAGGACACAaatgaatgggcgtgccacttgagcaatatagcgtggcacgctggtacaaaattccagagaagaagttgaaggctaaaaaggctgggcgtgccacttgagcagtaaggcgtggcacgccaagcttccacccttacttgggcgtgccacttgagcaaatgggcatggcatgccaaggtacaaagaaggccaaagcaaaggttgggcgtgccacttggtgtcgaagacGTGGCATGCCAGCTCAAGATCctcacctgggcgtgccacttgaatgcttggcgtggcacgccagctattgTAACCAAGGCAAATgatgggcatggcatgccaaccCCTAGGCGTGGCACGTTGGTTATATTTTccagaaagggagaaagaaggcCAActatatgggcgtgccacttggcaTCGAAGGCGTGACACGCTAGCTTTAAAaaccacttgggcgtgccacttgagtcccaggcgtggcacgctatcATCACCAATCAATCAAGAGTTGAAGAGaagacctgggcgtgccacttgagttctggACGTGACACGCTAAGCAAAAGAGCCAAGCACatgatgggcgtggcatgccaaaccCTGGGCATGCCTcgttagttcaactttccagagagatAGATCAAGCACAtagcatgggcgtggcacgccaaaccctgggcgtgccacgcttgtTCAAATTTTCAGAAGCTAAAAAGGAGAGGGAAaaagcctgggcgtgccacttgggctcgaaggcgtggcacgccaggctaaccaAGGCTTTAaaaaggcctgggcgtgccacttgggctcgaaggcttGGCACGCCAGGCTATCCAAGGTTTTAAAGAACCctgagcgtgccaattgggctcgaaggcgtggcacgccatggtGGTCAATAGAGGAAGACGTGCCACTTGAGGATTGGGCGGGGCACGCCAAGTCAGATTCAGAGTGAGGTGTGGCACGCCACTGAAGCACCAACCACACGCCAGCTGTGAGATCACATTTATTGAGTttcatttccctccaaaatgtaattttactttcacttttgtattttctttatttgctagtgctaggagtagtataaataacccttgaaagtactgaagaaggggttaAGCAGTGGAGCTATTAGTTGAAGCATAGTCAGATCACTTTTTCCATCTCTTACTTTTTCTTGAGCTATGAGTGATGGGTGGAAATCAGATTCCACAccaaactcaccgacaagtgtaccgggtcgcatcaagtagtaataactcaaaagagtaaggtcgatcccacagggattgatggattgagcaattttagttaggtgatgaatttagctAAGCAAATGtttgatgaattgagtgattttgattgacagaagctaaattgctagTAAATAGAAGTACAGAATGTAAATTGAGCAGAAGAATAGAGTGCAGAAGGTAAATTGACTGAATCTAAAGGTGCAAAAAGAtcaaattgcatgaaacttagagtgcaagaaagtaaacaaactgaaacttaaattgcaagaaaagtaaatagctgatacgtaaagtgcaagaaatgtaaatttgctgaatctaaattgctgagagatgtaaattgcttgaagagtaaaaggAATTTGGGTGCTGGGATTTGGAATtcgacaagaaaatataaattgaagcAAATTAGAAAGATATTAGATGAAGGGGTTCAGTTCAGTAGcaaaatagaaaggaaaatttCTTGGAGAAACAAACAgtaaaaaaactttattcaattatgaaattcttaaaagagaaattgaagatcgaagaagaacaaagagattagaaagtagatctagatctcacTTGCTCTCTTGATCCAGCAGAAaagtaattgcaaaagaaataaaaaaaagaaagacagtaaatgaaacttagatccaattctccaattcccaaaatagaaaagtagaaattgcagaagaagaaaatgaaaacagaaatctaaactcagatccaattcttagaacacTTGAGAAGAGAGGcaaaaagatgattctcaaacttagaatcaatgaagctcttcaatctcaattcaaatgccaagaacagatagcagaagttgcaaaagaaatgaaaatatagaaagaaaaaaactcAGATCCCAATTCCCAAATCCCAAAGCCAGAACAATTCAAATCAAAGTGAAAACTAAAATAGAGCTCCAGGTCCAAAGGTAAAAAGATGCTgtacaaatcaaattaactcctatttatacactttctatttttggttttcagaatttggagtgggcatttcaaattggtgaagaagtggatCCAACATGGTATTTGATTGAAAATGGTCTATGGGTCCtagctccagtggagcgctcagtcAGGATTATCAATGCAGCGCTACAAGCCTTATCATGCTTCCCTTGCGTGCTTGCAATTCCTCAGCGCTCAGTTTGAAGATGCAACGTACCACTACACTTGCTCCTTGGTTCCCCCTTCGAGCCTGGCTGCTCCCCTTTTTGCCAATTTCCACAGCGCTCAGCGAAGAGAATAGAACGTAGCGCTCCCTTGCTTGTTTGGTTCCCTCTTCGAACCCTGGTTGCCCCTCTTGTGAGTGCTGCGCCTTGATTTTCTTTTGAGCCATGCCCGAAAAAGGTAAAAGGAGTTAACGTAGCGCTCACTTCAATTGAGCGCTGGTGCCTTGTAGTTAAGCGCTCCGTTTTAATTGTCAACGTAGCGCCCTTGCTCTCCTTGCTTGGCCTCTCCATACTAGCGTTCACTCTTTGAGCGATACGCTCACTTTTTGAGTGATGTGCCTGGTACGCagaattgtgattacactttaattatgtaaaatttattgctctttctttccctggtaatggcgccaaaaacatgatgccaagaccatggttcacaactccgtgtaactaaccagcaagtgcactgggtcgtccaagtaataccttacgtgagtaagggtcgaatcccacggagattgttggtatgaagcaagctatggtcaccttgcaaatctcagttaggcagatataaattgataatggtgttttcgaataataattaatagaatagggatagaaatacttatgtaattcattggtgagaatttcagataagggaatggagatgctttggttcctctgaacctctgcttttctgctatcttcatccaatcagtcttactcctttccatggctggctttatgtgatacatcaccattgtcaacggctactttcggtcatctctcgggaaaatgatccaatgccctgtcacggcacggctaatcgtctggaggcatcacccttgtcaatagcttcatcttatcctctcagtgaaaatgatcaacgcaccctgtcacggcacggctattcatctgtcggttctcgatcatgctggaataggatttactatccttttgcgtttgtcactaacaccccgcaatcgcgagtttggagctcgtcacagtcatccaatcattgaatcctactcggaatgccacatacaaggtttagaccttccagattctcttggatgccgccatcattctagcttacaccacgaagattctggttaggagatctaagagatactcattcagtcgaaggtagaacggaagtggttgtcaggcacgcgttcatagggaatgatgatgattgtcacgttcatcacattcaggttgaagtgcgaatgaatatcttagaagcgaaataagatgaattgaatagaaaacagtagtactttgcattaatctttgaggaacagcagagctccacaccttaatctatggagtgtagaaactctaccgttgaaaatacataagtgaaggtccaggcatggccgagatggccagcccccaaaacgtgatcaatagatcaaaatataatccaaagattatcctaagatcctaagatgatcaaaagatgtctaatacaatagtgaaaggccctatttataataaactagctactagggtttacagaagtaagtaattgatgcataaatccacttccggggcccacttggtgtgtgcttgggctgagcttgagtgttgcacgtttagaggtccttcttggagttgaacgccagtatttgtgccagtttgggcgttcaactctgattttggctccttttctggcgctagacgccagatttgggcagaaagctggcgttgaacgccagtttacgtcgtttattgTTGGCCAaagcataaactattatatattgctggaaatccctagatgtctactttccaacgcaattggaagcgcgccatttagagttctgtagctccagaaaatccactttgagtgtagggaggtcagaatccaacagcatcagcagtccttcttcaacctctgaatctgatttctgctctcaagtccctcagtttcagccagaaaatacctgaaatcatagaaaaacagacaaactcatagtaaagtccagaaatgtgaatttaacataaaatctattaaaaacatccctaaaagtaactagattctactaaaaatatactaaaaacaatgccaaaaagcgtataaattatccgctcatcacaacaccaaacttaaattgttgcttgtccccaagcaactgaaaatcaaataggataaaaagaagagaatatactataaatttcaaactatcaatgaaacataa
This window contains:
- the LOC112721578 gene encoding uncharacterized protein; the protein is MSPYQLVFGKACHLTVVLEHRAFWALKMLNFDEQAARERRLTQLNELEEFRNKAYESTKFYKENAKRWHDQKIARREFTEGKKVLLYNLRLKFFLGKLKSRWSGPFTILNVSPYGHVELMEDERQRTFTVNGHRLKHYLGDSLDEKRVSYNLS